In a single window of the Methylocystis echinoides genome:
- a CDS encoding sigma factor, which translates to MPCHPDTRSRSVPGDRAGSPSFRPDGGPECPPAASGPDKIDLRRPRSGDLNAAADRDPAFDADRFRAALVELLPDLKRFARSMAKTADQAEDLVQETLLRAWLCQDRFRPRGHLRAWTFTIMRSSLSPSKRETADPTDVGNAAPDRRRIDPDR; encoded by the coding sequence ATGCCGTGCCATCCGGACACGCGCTCACGGTCGGTCCCCGGTGATAGGGCTGGATCGCCGTCCTTCAGGCCTGATGGCGGACCAGAGTGTCCGCCTGCCGCGTCCGGCCCCGACAAGATCGATCTGCGTCGTCCGCGCTCAGGGGATCTCAATGCGGCGGCCGATCGGGATCCGGCGTTCGACGCGGACCGTTTCCGGGCAGCCCTCGTGGAGTTGCTGCCCGACCTGAAGCGATTCGCAAGGTCGATGGCGAAGACGGCCGATCAGGCTGAGGACTTGGTTCAAGAGACGCTGCTCAGGGCTTGGCTGTGTCAGGATCGCTTTCGTCCTCGTGGCCATCTTCGAGCCTGGACATTCACCATCATGCGGAGCAGCCTCTCGCCCTCCAAGCGTGAGACAGCGGATCCGACGGATGTCGGCAACGCTGCACCCGACAGGCGACGCATCGATCCTGACCGGTGA
- a CDS encoding HlyD family type I secretion periplasmic adaptor subunit — MTVTRAAIPSPSPVRRRSDRDRSGSADLTNWRAYAVAGYALIVATFGVVGTWAAVARLDRAVISPGVVVAEGSRKVVQHLEGGIVQEVLVRDGQAVRAGDVLLRIDPVQSRASNDLLRGQLDGALILEARLRAEQGQAQDLLLPPEIAERRAEPAVAGLIDDQASQLSERRASFQAQLGLIEARVTQLKTEISGLAVEKASGEQQVALIQQELEGLRGLQEKNLIPLSRVLMMEREHARLRGVIGRSVAETAKAQNGINEAGMQTAQLKQKLQESLTAQLLDTRQKIAELREKLIVARDVLRRHEVRASHQGVIQGLKVYTIGQVVRSGEPLMEIVPTNDRLVISVQFAPNDLEAVHAGMRAEVKFPAFQTRRMSAIFGTLTMVSRDRLIDDGTKQAYFAGTVEIDDHQLPDDVRPRLLAGLPAEVVVSAGERTALDYLVAPFFDALGRSFHER, encoded by the coding sequence ATGACCGTCACGCGCGCCGCGATCCCGAGCCCGTCCCCCGTGCGAAGAAGGTCCGATCGGGACCGGTCGGGCTCCGCCGACCTGACGAACTGGCGCGCGTACGCCGTCGCCGGCTACGCGCTCATCGTCGCGACGTTCGGGGTAGTCGGCACCTGGGCCGCCGTCGCGCGCCTCGACCGGGCAGTCATCAGTCCCGGGGTGGTGGTCGCGGAAGGCAGCCGCAAAGTGGTGCAGCACCTCGAAGGCGGCATCGTCCAGGAGGTGCTGGTCCGGGACGGCCAGGCGGTTCGCGCGGGCGACGTCCTGCTACGCATCGATCCCGTGCAATCGCGAGCCAGCAACGATCTGCTCCGCGGCCAGCTCGACGGGGCCCTGATTCTCGAAGCGCGCCTCCGCGCGGAGCAGGGCCAGGCGCAGGATCTGCTCCTGCCGCCGGAGATCGCGGAGCGACGCGCCGAGCCGGCCGTCGCCGGCCTGATCGACGACCAGGCCAGCCAGCTGTCGGAGCGCCGCGCGTCCTTCCAGGCGCAGCTCGGCCTCATCGAGGCGCGGGTCACGCAGCTGAAGACGGAGATTTCCGGGCTGGCGGTCGAGAAGGCCTCGGGCGAGCAGCAGGTCGCCCTGATCCAGCAGGAGCTGGAGGGCCTGCGCGGCCTCCAGGAGAAGAACCTCATCCCACTCTCGCGCGTTCTGATGATGGAGCGCGAGCACGCGCGCCTCCGAGGCGTGATCGGACGGTCCGTGGCGGAGACCGCCAAGGCGCAGAACGGCATCAACGAGGCGGGGATGCAGACCGCGCAGCTCAAGCAGAAGCTGCAGGAATCGCTGACCGCGCAGCTCCTCGACACGCGCCAGAAGATCGCAGAACTGCGCGAGAAGCTCATCGTGGCCCGGGATGTCCTCCGTCGGCACGAGGTCCGGGCGTCGCATCAGGGCGTCATCCAGGGATTGAAGGTTTACACGATCGGCCAGGTGGTCCGCTCGGGCGAGCCGCTGATGGAGATCGTTCCGACGAACGACAGGCTCGTGATCAGCGTGCAGTTCGCGCCGAACGATCTCGAGGCGGTTCATGCCGGCATGCGGGCCGAGGTGAAGTTCCCGGCTTTTCAGACGCGCCGCATGTCGGCGATCTTCGGGACGTTGACGATGGTCTCCCGCGACCGCCTGATCGACGACGGCACCAAGCAGGCCTATTTCGCCGGCACCGTGGAGATCGACGACCATCAACTCCCGGACGACGTACGACCACGCCTCCTGGCGGGCCTGCCCGCCGAGGTCGTCGTCTCGGCCGGCGAGCGCACGGCGCTCGACTATCTGGTGGCGCCGTTCTTCGATGCTCTGGGACGCAGTTTCCATGAACGATAG
- a CDS encoding type I secretion system permease/ATPase has product MGDPSLQSALTIGLRSLRPVLATAVVFGLFINLLLFVSPLYMLQIYDRVIPSRSDTTLAGITLIAAFGLAVYAMLEMLRARLLVRGGVVFDQKIATPIFDAAHRGTLLRPGAQHDTALRDVDVLREFLTGAGMLAFCDLPWIPIFLLACFILHPWFGWMALVGGGTILGLTLLNEVATRRTLDAASQASREAGQSAATVFRNGEVLQAMGMVASMRGLWGRRHDDVLLLQARASDRAGLIVAATKFVRMLLQTLVLGIGAYLAIHREISAGSMIAASIIIGRTLAPIEAVVGNWKGFTAARASYRRLADLVAVAGSETRRLVLPRPRGLIEAEDISVAAPGATRPILKAVSVRLEPGSVVGIIGPSAAGKSTLVRALTGVWPLLAGTVRIDGSDLNHWDRALLGQHVGYLSQDVELFDGTVAQNIARFADRDDARVIEVAQRAGCHALIQSLPEGYNTVIGRGGNGLSGGQRQRIALARALYGEPSLVVLDEPNASLDQPGEAALMRAVADLKRSGATVVLVTHKVSLLEEADRILLMSEGRVQLSGTPEQVLAHVTGQRPVPTLVPPVGPAASQTRRGSDEQRSAG; this is encoded by the coding sequence ATGGGCGATCCTTCGCTGCAATCGGCATTGACCATCGGCCTGCGCTCGCTCCGGCCGGTCCTGGCGACCGCCGTGGTGTTCGGGCTCTTCATCAATCTGCTGCTGTTCGTCAGCCCGCTCTACATGCTCCAGATCTACGACCGCGTGATCCCCAGCCGGAGTGATACGACCCTGGCGGGGATCACGCTGATCGCGGCGTTCGGCCTGGCCGTCTACGCGATGCTGGAGATGCTGCGCGCCCGCCTCCTGGTGCGCGGCGGTGTGGTGTTCGATCAGAAAATCGCCACGCCGATCTTCGATGCCGCCCATCGCGGCACCTTGCTCAGGCCCGGCGCGCAGCACGATACGGCGCTGCGCGACGTGGACGTCCTGCGGGAGTTCCTGACCGGCGCCGGCATGCTGGCGTTCTGCGATCTGCCCTGGATACCGATCTTCCTGCTCGCCTGCTTCATCCTCCATCCCTGGTTCGGCTGGATGGCGCTGGTGGGCGGCGGCACGATCCTCGGCCTCACGCTGCTCAACGAGGTCGCCACCCGTCGGACGCTCGACGCCGCCAGTCAGGCCTCGCGCGAAGCGGGGCAGAGCGCCGCCACGGTCTTTCGGAATGGGGAGGTGCTGCAGGCCATGGGCATGGTCGCGTCCATGCGCGGGCTCTGGGGGCGCCGCCACGACGACGTCCTGCTCCTCCAGGCGCGGGCCAGCGATCGCGCGGGCCTGATCGTCGCGGCCACGAAGTTCGTCCGCATGCTGCTGCAGACCCTGGTGCTGGGCATCGGCGCGTATCTGGCGATTCACCGCGAGATCTCGGCCGGGTCGATGATCGCCGCGTCCATCATCATCGGCCGCACCCTCGCGCCGATCGAGGCCGTCGTCGGCAACTGGAAGGGCTTCACGGCGGCGCGGGCCAGCTATCGGCGATTGGCCGATCTCGTGGCGGTCGCAGGCTCGGAGACGCGCCGCCTCGTCCTGCCGCGGCCGCGCGGCCTGATCGAGGCCGAAGACATCTCGGTGGCGGCCCCCGGCGCGACGCGCCCCATCCTCAAGGCTGTGAGCGTCCGGCTCGAGCCCGGCAGCGTCGTGGGGATCATCGGCCCGAGTGCCGCCGGCAAATCGACGCTCGTTCGCGCGCTCACCGGGGTCTGGCCCTTGCTGGCAGGCACGGTGCGCATCGACGGGTCCGACCTGAACCACTGGGACAGGGCCCTGCTCGGGCAGCATGTCGGTTACCTGTCTCAAGACGTCGAGCTGTTCGATGGGACCGTCGCGCAGAACATCGCGCGCTTCGCCGACCGGGACGACGCGCGCGTCATCGAGGTTGCCCAGCGGGCTGGCTGTCACGCGCTGATCCAGTCGCTTCCGGAGGGCTACAATACGGTGATCGGGCGGGGGGGAAACGGGCTGTCAGGCGGTCAGCGGCAGCGCATCGCTCTGGCCCGCGCGCTCTACGGCGAGCCGAGCCTGGTCGTGCTCGACGAGCCCAATGCGAGTCTCGACCAGCCCGGCGAGGCGGCGCTGATGCGCGCCGTCGCGGACCTGAAGCGATCCGGGGCGACGGTGGTGTTGGTGACCCACAAGGTGAGCCTGCTGGAGGAGGCCGACCGTATCCTGCTCATGAGCGAGGGCCGCGTGCAGCTCTCCGGTACGCCCGAGCAGGTCCTCGCCCACGTCACCGGCCAGCGGCCGGTCCCGACCCTGGTGCCGCCCGTCGGCCCCGCGGCATCCCAGACCCGCCGCGGCTCCGACGAACAGCGGAGCGCGGGATAA
- a CDS encoding helix-turn-helix domain-containing protein — protein MYAHQQRLDSEEVLELRREGGRYLKELREARGLSQRQLAALVGADYYTFISQLETGRGRIPPDRYRAWAEALAIEPRAFVRNVMRFYDPITHEILFGDRSAEPEGNEA, from the coding sequence GTGTATGCCCATCAGCAACGCCTGGACTCCGAGGAGGTGCTGGAGCTGCGTCGGGAGGGGGGACGGTATCTGAAGGAACTGCGGGAGGCGCGCGGCCTGTCGCAACGACAGCTCGCAGCTCTTGTCGGTGCGGATTACTACACCTTCATCTCGCAGCTGGAGACCGGGCGCGGTCGTATTCCTCCGGATCGGTACCGCGCGTGGGCCGAGGCGCTGGCGATCGAGCCGAGAGCGTTCGTCCGGAACGTGATGCGCTTCTACGACCCGATCACCCACGAGATCCTGTTCGGCGATCGGAGCGCGGAGCCTGAGGGCAACGAGGCGTAG
- a CDS encoding sigma-70 family RNA polymerase sigma factor: MTDTLVAQDGGVDRPSRQDPPEPAILPTGVRDHLGLQLRAAYEAVTRAQTPPRLLDLVARLDAALEGPRQDDATAFREGLTETLPGLRAFALSLVGDASRADDLVQETVLRAWARQDLFIPGSNLKAWLCTILRNQFYTECRKRKREIEDVNGAAAAQLTAPAAQEHGSDLQIVWSHIGKLPELQREALLLVGAQGLTYEAAAEVMGCQTGTVKSRVSRARALLVAHLA, from the coding sequence TTGACGGACACGCTGGTTGCTCAAGACGGCGGAGTCGATCGGCCGAGCCGACAGGACCCTCCGGAACCCGCGATTCTGCCCACCGGTGTGCGGGATCATCTCGGCCTGCAGCTGCGCGCCGCCTACGAGGCCGTGACACGGGCACAGACACCGCCGCGTCTGCTGGACCTCGTCGCGCGGCTCGATGCAGCGCTGGAGGGGCCGCGCCAGGACGATGCCACTGCGTTTCGCGAGGGCCTGACCGAAACGCTGCCCGGCCTGCGCGCCTTCGCCCTCTCGCTCGTCGGCGATGCCTCGCGCGCCGACGATCTGGTCCAGGAGACTGTGCTCCGAGCCTGGGCGCGCCAGGACCTGTTCATCCCAGGTTCGAACCTGAAGGCGTGGCTCTGCACCATCCTGCGCAACCAGTTCTACACCGAGTGCCGCAAGCGAAAGCGCGAGATCGAGGACGTGAACGGTGCCGCCGCGGCGCAGCTCACGGCGCCCGCAGCCCAGGAGCACGGGTCCGATCTGCAGATCGTCTGGTCCCATATCGGCAAGCTGCCGGAACTGCAGCGTGAGGCCCTGCTCCTCGTGGGGGCCCAAGGCCTGACCTACGAGGCTGCCGCGGAGGTGATGGGCTGTCAGACCGGGACCGTGAAGAGCCGGGTGAGCCGCGCCCGGGCCTTGCTCGTCGCGCATCTCGCCTGA